In Elephas maximus indicus isolate mEleMax1 chromosome 4, mEleMax1 primary haplotype, whole genome shotgun sequence, a genomic segment contains:
- the TMEM121B gene encoding transmembrane protein 121B, translating to MHPALGNPRSISSLSGSFPPPPAAARLQPLFLRGASSRGRRGSGDSSTSTSTSKGGGGRRRGGGGGGSPSSSTGAEREDDDESISKPLVPATAAAAGLLGPPAQGGAPATDPATTAFSSSSVTSSSTSTPTSSCSMTAADFGGSAAAGAVGGPGGRSAGGAGGTGTGSGASCCSCCCCCGRPARSGRRGRQRCCAPSPGCRWGYQALSVVLLLAQGGLLDLYLIAVTDLYWCSWIATDLVVVVGWAIFFAKNSRGRRGGPASGVHNHHQHHHHAAPPLHLPSSAASAGAKARGGRGGVGGAGGSLGVAGTAGEFAFAYLAWLIYSIAFTPKVVLILGTSILDLIELRAPFGTTGFRLTMALSVPLLYSLVRAISEAGAPPGSAGPLLLQPQQHRAAGCFLGTCLDLLDSFTLVELMLEGRVPLPAHLRYLLIAVYFLTLASPVLWLYELNAAAVAASSWRQASGRGSCSRLLRLLGGCLVDVPLLALRCLLVVSYQQPLSIFMLKNLFFLSCRGLEALEGCWDRGSRASPSRARVGYGAPPPAPPPPPPPPPPPQGGSQLGHCISENEGGPHGYVNTLAVASQN from the coding sequence ATGCACCCAGCGCTCGGCAACCCCCGTTCGATCTCTTCCTTGTCCGGCTCCTTCCCGCCGCCCCCAGCCGCCGCCCGGCTGCAGCCCCTCTTCCTCCGGGGGGCCTCCTCCCGCGGCCGGAGAGGCTCGGGCGAcagcagcaccagcaccagcaccagcaaGGGGGGAGGCGGCCGCAGACgcggcgggggcggcggcggctCCCCCAGCAGCAGCACGGGCGCCGAGCGAGAGGACGACGACGAGAGCATCAGCAAGCCCTTGGTGCCAGCCACCGCCGCTGCTGCCGGGCTCCTTGGGCCCCCGGCTCAGGGGGGCGCCCCAGCCACCGACCCCGCGACCAccgccttctcctcctcctccgtcACTTCGTCCTCCACCTCCACGCCCACCTCCTCCTGCAGCATGACAGCCGCGGATTTCGGCGGGAGTGCAGCGGCCGGGGCCGTCGGGGGCCCCGGGGGTCGCTCGGCTGGGGGCGCTGGAGGCACTGGGACAGGCAGCGGCGCCTCCTGCTGctcctgttgttgctgctgcGGCCGCCCGGCCCGGTCCGGCCGCAGGGGTCGGCAACGCTGCTGCGCCCCCAGCCCCGGCTGCCGCTGGGGCTACCAGGCGCTGTCCGTGGTGCTGCTCCTGGCGCAGGGCGGTCTGCTCGACCTGTACCTCATTGCAGTCACCGACCTGTACTGGTGCTCCTGGATCGCCACTgacctggtggtggtggtgggctgggcCATCTTCTTCGCCAAGAACAGCCGGGGCCGTCGAGGCGGCCCGGCGAGCGGTGTGCACaatcaccaccagcaccaccaccacgcCGCGCCACCTCTGCACCTGCCCTCCTCGGCCGCTTCTGCCGGGGCCAAGGCTCGCGGCGGCCGCGGGGGCGTGGGCGGCGCGGGGGGCAGCCTGGGAGTGGCCGGGACTGCTGGCGAGTTTGCCTTCGCATACTTGGCCTGGCTTATCTACTCCATCGCCTTCACGCCCAAGGTGGTGCTCATCCTGGGCACGTCCATCCTGGACCTCATTGAGCTGCGCGCGCCCTTCGGCACCACGGGCTTCCGCCTCACCATGGCGCTGTCGGTGCCTCTGCTCTATAGCCTGGTGCGGGCCATTAGCGAGGCTGGCGCCCCCCCTGGCTCGGCGGGACCTCTGCTCCTGCAGCCCCAGCAGCACCGCGCCGCTGGCTGCTTCCTGGGCACGTGTCTGGATCTGCTCGACAGCTTCACCCTGGTGGAGCTGATGCTGGAAGGCCGCGTCCCGCTGCCCGCGCACCTGCGCTACCTGCTCATTGCGGTCTACTTCCTCACCCTCGCCTCGCCGGTGCTCTGGCTCTATGAGCTCAACGCAGCAGCCGTGGCAGCTTCGTCCTGGCGCCAAGCCTCAGGCCGCGGGAGCTGCAGCCGCCTCCTGCGCTTGCTGGGCGGCTGCCTTGTGGACGTGCCCCTGCTGGCGCTGCGCTGCCTCCTCGTAGTGAGCTACCAGCAACCCCTttccatcttcatgctcaagaACCTCTTTTTTCTCAGTTGCCGCGGCCTGGAGGCACTGGAGGGCTGCTGGGACCGGGGCAGTCGGGCCTCTCCTAGTCGGGCCAGGGTAGGCTATGGCGCTCCACCCCCTGCTCCACCGCCTcctccaccgccaccaccaccacctcaggGAGGCTCCCAACTGGGCCACTGCATCTCGGAGAATGAGGGGGGCCCCCATGGCTATGTAAACACCCTAGCTGTGGCCTCCCAGAACTGA